The following are from one region of the Pseudodesulfovibrio piezophilus C1TLV30 genome:
- a CDS encoding ArsR/SmtB family transcription factor: MHTDIVITKQFKERAKIMKAMAHPSRLMMVDALSHGEKCVCDLRELVGSDMSTVSKHLSVLKKAGIVEDDRRGKQVYYRLRVPCILNFFHCIESVLDANKQ; this comes from the coding sequence ATGCACACGGATATTGTCATAACAAAACAATTCAAGGAACGCGCGAAGATCATGAAGGCCATGGCACACCCTTCACGACTCATGATGGTTGATGCTCTCTCCCACGGAGAAAAGTGCGTGTGTGACCTGCGGGAACTTGTTGGATCGGACATGTCAACCGTCTCCAAGCATCTCTCTGTCTTGAAAAAGGCTGGCATCGTGGAGGATGACCGTCGCGGGAAGCAAGTTTATTATCGTCTACGAGTTCCCTGCATTTTAAATTTTTTCCATTGTATTGAGTCTGTTCTGGACGCAAATAAGCAATAA
- a CDS encoding permease produces MKDVKTPSNKTNEAEQNVEPEIAIKGSGIMLQLALGGIAVAVWYGIYSQLLPFANWFAYSLLGLSPQSHLGSAIQFFVYDTPKVLMLLLLVVFFVGIVRSFVTVDWTRRILAGKKKSIGNILAALLGVVTPFCSCSAVPLFIGFMTAGVPLGVTFSFLISAPMVNEIALVLLYGLLGWKVAALYFVTGISVAIVAGWVMGRMKLEAHVEDWVMAIRAGESGLDDQQMTWKQRFHSALDSVRDIVGRVWKFVVIGIAVGAGIHGYVPEGYLAGIMGDSTWWSVPLSVVIGIPMYTNAAGVIPVVEALLGKGAALGTVLAFMMSVIALSFPEMVILRKVLKPRLIAIFIGVVGCGILFVGYLFNAII; encoded by the coding sequence ATGAAAGATGTGAAGACTCCATCAAACAAGACAAATGAAGCGGAACAAAACGTCGAACCAGAAATAGCAATCAAAGGGAGCGGGATAATGCTCCAGCTTGCACTCGGGGGTATCGCAGTTGCTGTATGGTATGGAATATACAGTCAACTACTGCCTTTTGCCAATTGGTTCGCATATTCCCTCCTGGGTCTTTCTCCCCAAAGCCATCTGGGCTCCGCTATTCAATTTTTCGTTTACGACACGCCAAAAGTACTCATGCTCCTTTTGTTGGTGGTCTTTTTCGTTGGCATTGTGCGCTCATTTGTGACGGTCGACTGGACGCGACGGATACTTGCAGGAAAGAAGAAATCTATTGGTAATATTCTCGCAGCGCTCCTTGGGGTTGTCACACCATTTTGTTCCTGCTCGGCTGTCCCCCTGTTCATCGGATTCATGACTGCCGGAGTGCCACTTGGCGTTACCTTTTCCTTTCTCATCTCAGCTCCAATGGTTAATGAAATTGCTCTTGTCCTGCTTTATGGTTTGCTTGGGTGGAAGGTTGCCGCGCTGTATTTTGTCACAGGCATCAGCGTGGCCATCGTTGCTGGCTGGGTGATGGGGCGCATGAAGTTGGAAGCTCATGTCGAAGATTGGGTCATGGCTATCCGTGCGGGAGAAAGTGGCCTTGATGATCAACAGATGACTTGGAAGCAACGATTTCATTCTGCGCTTGATTCGGTCAGGGACATCGTCGGACGAGTGTGGAAATTTGTCGTCATTGGTATCGCCGTTGGAGCTGGTATCCACGGCTATGTACCGGAAGGGTATCTGGCAGGTATCATGGGCGATTCAACATGGTGGTCGGTGCCACTTTCAGTCGTCATAGGCATCCCGATGTACACCAATGCCGCAGGAGTCATTCCCGTGGTAGAAGCATTGCTCGGCAAGGGGGCGGCCCTCGGCACTGTCTTAGCCTTCATGATGAGCGTCATTGCGCTGTCTTTCCCGGAAATGGTCATCCTTCGCAAGGTACTAAAACCTCGTCTCATCGCCATCTTCATTGGCGTTGTGGGCTGTGGCATATTGTTTGTCGGCTACCTGTTCAACGCTATAATTTAA
- a CDS encoding thioredoxin family protein, translated as MKIQVMGPGCPKCAEAEKNVKEAVAESGLEAEVVKVSDFQEIASFGVFSTPAVAIDGQVKVVGKAPSKKEVLEWLK; from the coding sequence ATGAAAATTCAAGTCATGGGACCAGGGTGCCCGAAATGCGCTGAAGCGGAAAAGAACGTCAAAGAGGCTGTCGCAGAAAGCGGTCTTGAAGCAGAAGTCGTGAAGGTCTCTGATTTTCAGGAAATAGCTTCCTTCGGCGTCTTCTCCACACCTGCCGTGGCAATCGATGGTCAAGTCAAGGTCGTTGGCAAAGCTCCCAGTAAAAAAGAAGTGCTGGAGTGGCTGAAATAA
- a CDS encoding thioredoxin family protein, with the protein MQKIISLTLSLMLLGVFLVACSQETPIPEKEVSSSDLISGKPQDLPVQGMVTMVDIGAHECIPCKMMTPIIEELSQQYEGKAVIAFIDVWEHRTEGSKYGISSIPTQIFYDAQGKERFRHVGFLDKDSIVKKLAELGVK; encoded by the coding sequence TTGCAAAAAATCATTTCTCTCACTCTCAGCCTCATGCTGCTGGGAGTATTTCTTGTTGCCTGCTCCCAGGAAACACCCATACCGGAAAAGGAGGTCTCATCATCTGACCTGATTTCGGGCAAACCACAGGACCTGCCGGTTCAAGGGATGGTTACCATGGTAGACATCGGTGCTCATGAGTGTATCCCATGCAAGATGATGACACCGATAATCGAAGAGCTATCCCAGCAATATGAAGGAAAGGCGGTAATCGCATTCATTGATGTCTGGGAACATCGTACGGAAGGCTCAAAGTACGGCATCAGCTCAATCCCCACGCAAATATTCTATGATGCTCAAGGCAAAGAACGCTTTCGCCACGTCGGCTTTCTGGATAAAGACAGTATCGTGAAAAAACTGGCTGAACTGGGCGTTAAGTAG